A window from Malania oleifera isolate guangnan ecotype guangnan chromosome 7, ASM2987363v1, whole genome shotgun sequence encodes these proteins:
- the LOC131159609 gene encoding transcription factor MYB93-like has protein sequence MGRSPCCDESGLKKGPWTPEEDHKLVQYIQKHGHGSWRALPKLAGLNRCGKSCRLRWTNYLRPDIKRGKFSQEEEQTILNLHSILGNKWSAIATHLPGRTDNEIKNFWNTHLKKKLIQMGFDPMTHRPRTDIFSSLPHLIALANLRELMENPSWGEQALRLQTAEAIQMARLQQYLQYLLQPPSSMPTASSNNNINPSSTITDMDAFNLLNSLSSVKAENFSSLYSPQLETPTPTTNTLQALHDSIPFSHLPELQIPSIFDHTNKDMALPELLGQNSPNSPWIPSSSSPSSEPAAPPFTESVSAFNQADACITSSYGAPSFWPDLLLDDPLFHEIA, from the exons ATGGGAAGGTCACCTTGTTGTGATGAGAGCGGTCTCAAGAAAGGCCCTTGGACTCCTGAGGAAGATCACAAACTGGTTCAGTATATCCAAAAGCATGGCCATGGAAGCTGGAGAGCACTCCCTAAGCTTGCAG GTCTTAACAGATGCGGAAAGAGCTGCAGATTGAGATGGACGAACTACCTGAGGCCTGACATCAAGAGAGGGAAATTTTCCCAGGAAGAAGAGCAAACAATTTTAAATCTCCATTCCATTCTTGGCAACAA ATGGTCTGCAATTGCAACCCACCTCCCGGGCCGGACTGACAACGAAATCAAGAATTTCTGGAACACCCATTTGAAGAAGAAGCTGATTCAGATGGGTTTTGATCCGATGACGCACCGGCCTCGAACCGATATCTTCTCGAGCCTGCCTCATCTCATAGCCTTAGCAAACTTGAGAGAGCTGATGGAGAACCCATCATGGGGAGAGCAAGCTTTGAGATTGCAAACGGCAGAAGCAATTCAAATGGCCAGGCTTCAACAGTACTTGCAGTATCTCCTTCAACCTCCATCTTCCATGCCCACTGCCTCCTCCAACAATAATATAAACCCCAGCAGTACCATCACTGACATGGACGCCTTCAATCTTCTAAACTCACTCTCTTCGGTCAAAGCTGAAAATTTCTCATCTTTGTATTCGCCGCAGTTGGAGACTCCCACTCCGACCACTAACACTCTTCAAGCTCTCCATGATTCTATCCCTTTCTCTCATCTCCCTGAGTTGCAGATCCCAAGCATCTTTGATCACACAAACAAGGACATGGCTCTCCCTGAATTGTTAGGGCAGAACTCACCGAATTCTCCGTGGATTCCGTCTTCCTCGTCTCCTTCTTCGGAGCCAGCTGCTCCGCCTTTCACGGAGAGTGTTTCAGCGTTCAATCAGGCCGACGCTTGCATCACGTCTAGCTATGGAGCACCTTCCTTTTGGCCAGACCTCCTCCTTGATGATCCTCTCTTTCATGAGATTGCTTAG